The following are from one region of the Archangium lipolyticum genome:
- a CDS encoding FAD binding domain-containing protein — MNPFNYVQSLEVDSSVDSVSRAPEATFLAGGTGLLDLMKLGVENPASLVDVRKLPLAKIEELPDGGIRLGALARNSDVAHHPLIRERYPLLSQALLAGASGQIRNMATVGGNILQRTRCSYFRDTATPCNKREPGSGCSALGGINRGHAVLGTSDACIATHPSDMCVPLAALGATVRVKGPKGERTLPFTELHLLPGNTPHRETALEHGELVLSVDLPALTAARRSLYMKVRDRASYAFALASVAAVLDVEGGRIREARLALGGVGTKPWRALGAEQKLKGQAPSPEVFQAAAEAALEGARPREHNGFKVELARRLVVRALTTLGGRS; from the coding sequence ATGAATCCCTTCAACTACGTGCAGTCGCTGGAGGTGGACTCCAGCGTCGACAGCGTCAGCCGTGCGCCCGAGGCCACCTTCCTGGCCGGCGGAACGGGCCTGTTGGACTTGATGAAGCTGGGGGTGGAGAACCCCGCCTCGCTGGTGGACGTGCGCAAGCTGCCCCTGGCGAAGATCGAGGAGCTCCCCGATGGCGGCATCCGCCTCGGCGCCCTCGCGCGCAACAGTGACGTGGCCCACCACCCGCTCATCCGCGAGCGCTATCCGTTGCTCTCCCAGGCCCTGCTCGCGGGTGCCTCGGGGCAGATCCGCAACATGGCCACCGTGGGCGGCAACATCCTGCAGCGCACGCGCTGCTCCTACTTCCGCGACACGGCCACCCCCTGCAACAAGCGCGAGCCCGGCTCGGGCTGCTCCGCGCTCGGGGGCATCAACCGCGGGCACGCGGTGCTGGGCACCAGTGACGCGTGCATCGCCACCCACCCCTCGGACATGTGCGTGCCCCTGGCGGCCCTGGGCGCCACCGTGCGCGTCAAGGGACCCAAGGGCGAGCGCACCCTCCCCTTCACCGAGCTGCACCTGCTGCCGGGCAACACGCCCCACCGCGAGACGGCCCTGGAGCACGGCGAGCTGGTGCTCTCGGTGGATCTCCCGGCGCTGACGGCCGCTCGCCGCTCGCTGTACATGAAGGTGCGTGATCGCGCCTCCTACGCCTTCGCCCTGGCCTCGGTGGCCGCGGTGCTGGACGTGGAGGGGGGACGCATCCGCGAGGCCCGGCTGGCGCTGGGCGGCGTGGGCACCAAGCCGTGGCGCGCCCTGGGCGCCGAGCAGAAGCTGAAAGGCCAGGCCCCCTCGCCCGAGGTGTTCCAGGCGGCGGCGGAGGCGGCGCTCGAGGGCGCCCGTCCCCGCGAGCACAATGGTTTCAAGGTGGAGCTGGCGCGGCGGCTGGTCGTGCGCGCCCTGACGACGCTGGGAGGTCGCTCATGA
- a CDS encoding xanthine dehydrogenase family protein molybdopterin-binding subunit has translation MSDKVIGQPLDRVDGRLKVMGQAQYAAEFNPPNMVYAVIVQSTVPRGSVLRMQTAEAEKAPGVLSVLTPRNAPKLPGLDKFSAVPILPRLTVMQDSEVLYNGQPIALVVADTLERATHAASLVRTSYVDKPAKLDMEAELGNAQPAPAQFGPPPGHTRGDVEAALKAAAVRVEASYSTPTEHHNPMEPHASIAVWDDPEHLTLYDSNQGVFFTRQFISGLIGLPQENVRIISRYVGGGFGCKALPWSHLILSIMAAKAVSRPVKLVLSRRQMFTLVGYRPKTLQKLELAADAKGKLTAIRHTGYSETSENDGFNEPFSNTSGMLYACPNVTSSQKIVRLSASTPTFMRGPGEAPGTYALESAMDELAYALKMDPLELRRINHADKNPEDGRPWSSKSLLECYRWGAERFGWKKRPLQPRSMRDGDVLVGWGMGTATFPAYRSPASVLARVMADGNAVVQCGAADLGTGAYTVFTQVAAEELGLPPEKVRMEMGDTVLPPGPLAGGSSTTASVSPAVRDAATQARRKLVQLAVADKASPLHGLAEKDVEVAGGRLFSRKDKGRGETFAQLLARQGLPHVEAKADAAPLPEERKYSSFAFGAHFVEVRVDEALGIVRVSRIVSAMGAGRILNPKTARSQIIGGVIFGLGMALTEETLRDPKMGRVMTADLADYHVPVQADVPDIDVHFVDEKDPYINPMGVKGIGEIGATGVAGAVANAVFHATGKRVRDLPITLDKLL, from the coding sequence ATGAGTGACAAGGTCATCGGCCAGCCCCTGGATCGGGTGGACGGCCGGCTGAAGGTGATGGGCCAGGCGCAGTACGCCGCGGAGTTCAACCCGCCCAACATGGTCTACGCCGTCATCGTGCAGAGCACGGTGCCGCGCGGCAGCGTGCTGCGCATGCAGACGGCGGAGGCGGAGAAGGCCCCGGGCGTGCTCTCGGTGCTCACCCCGCGCAACGCGCCCAAGCTGCCGGGCCTGGACAAGTTCTCCGCCGTGCCCATCCTCCCCCGGCTCACGGTGATGCAGGACAGCGAGGTGCTCTACAACGGCCAGCCCATCGCCCTGGTGGTGGCCGACACGCTCGAGCGCGCCACGCACGCCGCCTCGCTGGTGCGCACCTCCTACGTGGACAAGCCCGCGAAGCTGGACATGGAGGCGGAGCTGGGGAACGCGCAGCCGGCCCCGGCCCAGTTCGGCCCGCCGCCGGGCCACACCCGAGGGGACGTGGAGGCCGCGCTGAAGGCGGCCGCCGTGCGCGTGGAGGCCTCCTACAGCACCCCCACCGAGCACCACAACCCCATGGAGCCCCACGCCTCCATCGCGGTGTGGGACGACCCCGAGCACCTCACCCTGTACGACTCCAACCAGGGTGTCTTCTTCACGCGTCAGTTCATCTCCGGCCTCATCGGACTGCCGCAGGAGAACGTGCGCATCATCTCGCGCTACGTGGGTGGAGGCTTCGGGTGCAAGGCGCTGCCCTGGTCCCACCTCATCCTGAGCATCATGGCCGCCAAGGCCGTGAGCCGGCCGGTGAAGCTGGTGCTCAGCCGCCGGCAGATGTTCACCCTCGTGGGCTACCGGCCCAAGACGCTCCAGAAGTTGGAGCTGGCCGCGGACGCCAAGGGCAAGCTCACCGCCATCCGCCACACGGGCTACTCGGAGACGTCCGAGAACGACGGCTTCAACGAGCCCTTCTCCAACACCAGCGGCATGCTGTACGCGTGCCCCAACGTCACCTCGTCCCAGAAGATCGTCCGGCTGAGCGCGAGCACCCCCACCTTCATGCGAGGCCCGGGTGAGGCGCCGGGCACCTATGCGCTCGAGAGCGCCATGGACGAGCTGGCGTACGCGCTGAAGATGGATCCGCTGGAGCTGCGGCGCATCAACCACGCGGACAAGAATCCCGAGGACGGCCGCCCCTGGTCCAGCAAGTCGCTGCTGGAGTGCTACCGCTGGGGTGCCGAGCGCTTCGGCTGGAAGAAGCGCCCGCTGCAGCCGCGCTCGATGCGCGACGGGGACGTGCTCGTCGGCTGGGGCATGGGCACAGCCACCTTCCCCGCCTACCGCAGCCCGGCCTCCGTGCTGGCGCGGGTGATGGCGGATGGCAACGCGGTGGTGCAGTGCGGCGCCGCGGACCTGGGCACCGGCGCCTACACCGTCTTCACCCAGGTGGCCGCCGAGGAGCTGGGGCTGCCGCCGGAGAAGGTGCGCATGGAGATGGGTGACACGGTGCTGCCGCCCGGCCCGCTGGCGGGTGGCTCCTCCACCACCGCCTCCGTGTCCCCCGCCGTCCGCGACGCCGCCACCCAGGCGCGCCGCAAGCTGGTGCAGCTGGCCGTGGCGGACAAGGCCTCGCCGCTGCACGGGCTGGCCGAGAAGGACGTGGAGGTCGCGGGCGGACGCCTCTTCTCGCGCAAGGACAAGGGCCGGGGCGAGACGTTCGCCCAGCTGCTCGCGCGCCAGGGCCTGCCCCACGTGGAGGCCAAGGCCGACGCGGCGCCCCTTCCGGAGGAGCGCAAGTACTCCTCGTTTGCCTTCGGCGCCCACTTCGTCGAGGTGCGCGTGGACGAGGCGCTGGGCATCGTGCGCGTCAGCCGCATCGTGTCCGCGATGGGAGCGGGCCGCATCCTCAACCCCAAGACGGCGCGCAGCCAGATCATCGGCGGCGTCATCTTCGGCCTGGGCATGGCGCTCACCGAGGAGACGCTGCGCGATCCGAAGATGGGACGGGTGATGACGGCGGATCTGGCCGACTACCACGTGCCCGTGCAAGCGGACGTGCCCGACATCGACGTGCACTTCGTCGACGAGAAGGATCCGTACATCAACCCCATGGGTGTGAAGGGCATTGGAGAGATTGGCGCCACGGGCGTCGCCGGCGCGGTGGCCAACGCCGTCTTCCATGCCACTGGCAAGCGCGTGCGGGATCTGCCCATCACCCTGGACAAGCTGCTGTGA
- a CDS encoding serine/threonine-protein kinase, whose amino-acid sequence MTLEGTRIGPYRLKHLVGSGGMGQVFAAVNERIEQEVALKLLSPEAARDPQLVARFLQEGRALARLQHPGVVRIHHCDQRDDGTVYLAMELLQGLSLREWMRSHPGPAPRDEALAIGRRIAEVMTDIHTKGIVHRDLKPENVFLCSDTSLAPEHRLKLLDFGIAKVPPAVSGNLVDTQVQTLAPAFLGTARYMAPEQFRNAATVDGAADVYALGVLLFELLAGRPPFDSSDLIEVISMHVQGEPPPLREFAPAIPGMLSTFIASMLAKNPAERPTMLRCQDMLGRSWEEMQDRCPLPGLSPFTEAQAELFFGRRTEIDEVLGLIEESHTGRRRWVQLEGPSGIGKSSLVQAGLLPRLKEQRTGDTPRWLIVNPRPSHAPLRGLALALHATYADEGLARSPEELEAMLLGDPQALRTLVTAHTPPGCCLLLVLEQLEELFTLGETERRHLDGLVSAALAAPDSPLRLLTTLRSDFIHQFEQWPRLAQQLNEAVRHYLRGMDEGALTQVIQGMAQRAGLRLSEGLPERMVRDATSVGSRLSLIGHTLRGLWAQRSGTLLTHERYEQLGGVGGALVRQAEQLLDGLGVEKRERAKWLLLDLVQVNRGSSVIRRSRSRQEVLLAAGGDALAEEVLRQLSGMRSGSVNPEEQAPRLIVVSEEADPSQQRVDLIHETLLQLVPSIAGWIEKERTRLERHAELEASAHTWEQEPGYGLPTGTLLEHYLQTVGSSSPGLAVRKASETAMRFLEAARRLERRRTWIRRAALFASVAAVLAITLSAVQAIRERLLAQATLQEILDLTNGFVSNTDWELSRRSFTLPVRQQLLEKLDERLANLPEQYRDTSEVRLATIETRQRRADLAFHDGTLAQAIAFLDTSLKSLQQGLREQPENTGFLFLLGLEYSKRGKIVQALGHPEARLYFTQAIKLFERQHPKDEPNDRRTRATSYSELADLELATGRPDIAMKLYDRALPLLEKNKNKGVYDQSLLAETLGSRAKAAHLAGAPDAKAFFVRALDLGRSVKNAEPENTYSLWVLAGILVKKAEFEMARGEHGAAAEHYQEAQELGRELHEGEKPNKRYALVLGESLLGEENLAHFRGDCGLATRLRDERCALIVGFRRKDPEDVRFRPLACD is encoded by the coding sequence ATGACGCTCGAAGGCACACGCATCGGTCCCTACCGGCTGAAACATCTGGTGGGCAGCGGTGGGATGGGACAGGTCTTCGCCGCGGTAAATGAGCGCATCGAGCAGGAGGTCGCGCTCAAGCTCCTCTCCCCTGAGGCGGCGAGGGATCCCCAGCTCGTCGCGCGTTTCCTCCAGGAGGGGCGAGCCCTGGCACGGCTCCAGCACCCGGGGGTCGTGCGCATCCACCATTGCGATCAGCGCGACGATGGCACGGTGTACCTCGCCATGGAGCTGCTCCAGGGCCTCTCCTTGCGCGAGTGGATGCGAAGTCACCCGGGACCCGCGCCACGCGACGAGGCCCTGGCGATCGGACGGCGGATCGCGGAGGTGATGACCGACATCCACACGAAGGGGATCGTCCACCGCGATCTCAAGCCCGAGAACGTCTTCCTGTGTTCCGACACGAGCCTTGCTCCGGAGCACCGGCTCAAGCTCCTGGACTTCGGCATCGCCAAGGTACCACCCGCCGTGAGTGGCAACCTGGTCGACACCCAGGTCCAGACCCTGGCGCCGGCCTTCCTCGGCACCGCGAGGTACATGGCCCCCGAACAGTTCCGCAACGCGGCGACGGTGGATGGCGCCGCGGACGTCTATGCACTCGGGGTCTTGCTCTTCGAGCTCCTGGCCGGGAGACCGCCTTTCGATTCGAGCGATCTGATCGAGGTGATCTCCATGCACGTCCAGGGGGAGCCTCCGCCGCTGCGGGAGTTCGCGCCGGCAATCCCCGGGATGCTCTCCACCTTCATCGCCTCCATGCTCGCGAAGAATCCGGCGGAGCGGCCCACCATGCTCCGGTGCCAGGACATGCTGGGCCGTTCCTGGGAGGAGATGCAGGACAGGTGTCCCCTCCCCGGGCTCTCGCCCTTCACGGAGGCGCAGGCCGAGCTCTTCTTCGGCCGGCGGACGGAGATCGACGAGGTGCTCGGCCTGATCGAGGAATCGCACACGGGCCGGCGGCGCTGGGTGCAGCTCGAAGGGCCCAGCGGCATCGGCAAGTCCTCCCTGGTCCAGGCAGGGCTCCTCCCGCGGTTGAAGGAGCAGCGGACCGGAGACACGCCGCGATGGCTCATCGTCAACCCGCGGCCCTCCCATGCTCCGCTGCGCGGCCTCGCGCTGGCGCTCCACGCCACGTACGCGGACGAGGGCCTCGCGCGCTCCCCGGAGGAGCTCGAGGCGATGCTGCTCGGAGATCCCCAGGCGCTCCGAACCCTGGTGACGGCCCATACGCCCCCCGGGTGCTGTCTCCTGCTGGTGCTCGAACAACTGGAGGAGCTGTTCACGCTCGGAGAGACGGAGCGGCGGCACCTGGACGGGCTGGTGTCGGCCGCGCTCGCCGCCCCCGACTCTCCGCTGCGGCTGCTCACCACCCTGCGCAGCGACTTCATCCACCAGTTCGAGCAATGGCCCCGCCTCGCCCAACAGCTCAACGAGGCGGTACGCCACTACCTTCGAGGCATGGACGAGGGGGCACTGACCCAGGTGATCCAGGGCATGGCGCAGCGCGCCGGGCTGAGGCTCTCCGAGGGGCTCCCGGAGCGGATGGTCCGTGATGCCACGAGCGTAGGCAGCCGGCTCTCCCTGATCGGCCATACGCTGCGGGGACTCTGGGCGCAGCGCAGCGGCACGCTCCTGACCCATGAACGTTACGAGCAGCTCGGCGGCGTGGGCGGCGCGCTGGTGCGCCAGGCCGAACAGCTCCTCGATGGGCTCGGAGTGGAGAAACGGGAGCGCGCGAAGTGGCTGCTGCTCGATCTGGTACAGGTCAACCGTGGCAGCTCCGTCATCCGCCGTTCCCGTTCGAGACAGGAGGTATTGCTGGCGGCGGGAGGCGACGCGCTGGCCGAGGAGGTGTTGCGCCAGCTGTCCGGAATGCGCTCCGGGTCCGTGAACCCAGAGGAACAGGCCCCGCGGCTCATCGTGGTCTCGGAGGAAGCGGACCCGTCCCAGCAGCGCGTCGATCTGATCCACGAAACCCTGCTCCAGCTGGTGCCCTCCATCGCTGGCTGGATCGAGAAGGAACGCACACGGCTCGAACGGCATGCGGAGCTGGAGGCCTCCGCGCACACCTGGGAACAGGAGCCAGGGTATGGACTGCCCACGGGCACCCTGCTCGAGCACTATCTCCAGACAGTTGGCTCCTCCTCACCGGGGCTCGCCGTCCGGAAGGCCAGCGAGACAGCGATGCGCTTCCTCGAAGCCGCGCGGCGGCTCGAGCGGCGACGCACCTGGATCCGCAGAGCGGCCCTCTTCGCCTCCGTCGCGGCGGTGTTGGCCATCACCCTCAGTGCCGTCCAGGCCATCCGGGAGCGGCTGCTCGCCCAAGCCACGCTCCAAGAGATCCTCGACCTCACGAATGGTTTCGTTTCGAATACGGACTGGGAGCTCAGCAGGCGTTCCTTCACGCTCCCGGTGCGCCAGCAACTCCTCGAGAAACTCGACGAACGGCTCGCGAATCTCCCTGAGCAGTACCGTGATACTTCCGAGGTACGCTTGGCCACCATCGAGACACGGCAAAGGCGTGCCGATCTTGCCTTCCATGACGGGACGCTTGCCCAGGCCATTGCCTTCCTGGACACCTCGCTGAAGTCGCTCCAGCAGGGCCTCCGTGAGCAGCCGGAGAACACGGGCTTCCTGTTCCTGCTCGGACTGGAATATTCGAAGAGGGGAAAGATCGTGCAGGCACTTGGACACCCCGAGGCGCGCTTGTACTTCACCCAGGCCATCAAGCTCTTCGAGCGACAGCACCCGAAGGATGAGCCCAACGACAGACGAACGCGAGCGACGAGCTACTCCGAGCTGGCCGATCTGGAGCTCGCGACCGGCCGGCCTGACATAGCCATGAAACTGTACGATCGAGCCCTCCCGCTCCTGGAGAAGAACAAGAACAAGGGCGTCTATGACCAGTCGCTCCTGGCGGAGACGCTCGGCTCTCGCGCCAAGGCAGCCCACCTGGCGGGAGCCCCGGATGCGAAGGCGTTCTTCGTTCGAGCGCTGGACCTGGGACGCTCCGTCAAAAATGCCGAGCCAGAGAACACGTACTCCCTCTGGGTACTGGCAGGGATTCTCGTCAAGAAGGCGGAGTTCGAGATGGCCCGTGGAGAGCACGGTGCCGCAGCCGAGCACTACCAGGAGGCCCAGGAACTGGGACGCGAGCTTCACGAAGGTGAAAAACCCAACAAGCGCTATGCGCTGGTCCTGGGCGAGAGCCTGCTCGGAGAAGAGAATCTGGCGCACTTTCGTGGGGATTGCGGTCTCGCCACACGCCTGCGCGATGAACGATGTGCGCTGATAGTCGGCTTCCGGCGCAAGGACCCGGAGGATGTTCGCTTCCGGCCTCTGGCCTGCGATTGA
- a CDS encoding DUF2252 domain-containing protein codes for MAVRSKTRAGARRTASLRSRRKPQVVVRHDLTEPEPGPPLVPEHVPDRGERKRQGRVLRDKTPREAHARWQPPADRPDPIALLEASNSGRIPSLVPIRHARMLEDPFAFLRGSAVIMANDLAHTPHTGIKVQACGDAHLANFGMYATPERNVVFDVNDFDETLPAPWEWDLKRLVASIWVAGRCSCGATDAGCEEAVAACVRSYRRWMRRMSHWSFLDVWYARVNAEDLLEMIDQQERGSAEKTLAQARRRTQLATLPKLTELREGRRCIIHEPPLIVRTPRDHAETLAEVLQVMGGGYLSSLQGDRGTLVRRYQTVDVAHKVVGVGSVGTRCYIALLLGAHAEDPLFLQVKEAGPSVLEPFAGKSAYDHPGQRVVEGQRLMQAASDIFLGWCQVGTRYFYVRQLRDMKGSIDVERLSPRGLREYASLCGWALARAHARGGDAAMLRGYLGRGEVFDQALCRFARAYADQTERDFAAFQKAVRGGRLQAHEDA; via the coding sequence ATGGCCGTCCGTTCCAAGACACGTGCCGGGGCGCGCCGGACCGCGTCCCTCCGTTCCCGCCGCAAGCCCCAGGTCGTGGTGCGCCATGACCTGACCGAGCCCGAGCCCGGCCCACCGCTCGTGCCCGAACACGTCCCCGATCGCGGGGAGCGCAAGCGCCAGGGCCGTGTCCTCCGGGACAAGACGCCGCGGGAGGCGCACGCCCGGTGGCAGCCACCGGCGGACCGGCCGGATCCCATCGCGCTGCTGGAGGCCAGCAACAGCGGACGGATCCCCTCGCTCGTGCCCATCCGCCACGCGCGCATGCTCGAGGATCCGTTCGCCTTCCTGCGCGGCTCGGCCGTCATCATGGCGAACGACCTGGCGCACACGCCCCATACGGGCATCAAGGTGCAGGCCTGCGGCGACGCGCACCTGGCCAACTTCGGCATGTACGCCACCCCCGAGCGCAACGTCGTCTTCGACGTCAACGACTTCGACGAGACGCTCCCCGCGCCCTGGGAGTGGGATCTCAAGCGGCTGGTGGCGAGCATCTGGGTCGCGGGCCGCTGCTCCTGTGGTGCCACGGATGCCGGGTGCGAGGAGGCCGTGGCCGCCTGCGTGCGCAGCTACCGCCGCTGGATGCGCCGGATGTCCCATTGGTCCTTCCTCGACGTGTGGTACGCGCGCGTGAACGCGGAGGACCTGTTGGAGATGATCGACCAGCAGGAGCGGGGGAGCGCGGAGAAGACGCTCGCCCAGGCGCGCCGGCGCACCCAGCTGGCCACCCTGCCCAAGCTCACCGAGCTGCGCGAGGGCCGCCGCTGCATCATCCACGAGCCGCCCCTCATCGTGCGCACCCCGCGCGATCACGCGGAGACGCTGGCCGAGGTGCTCCAGGTGATGGGCGGAGGTTACCTGTCCTCCCTGCAGGGGGACCGCGGCACGCTGGTGCGGCGCTACCAGACGGTGGACGTGGCCCACAAGGTCGTCGGCGTGGGCAGCGTGGGGACGCGTTGCTACATCGCGCTGCTGCTCGGCGCGCACGCGGAGGATCCGCTCTTCCTCCAGGTGAAGGAGGCGGGGCCGTCCGTGCTGGAGCCCTTCGCCGGCAAGAGTGCCTACGACCATCCCGGGCAGCGGGTGGTGGAGGGGCAGCGGTTGATGCAGGCCGCCAGCGACATCTTCCTCGGCTGGTGCCAGGTGGGCACGCGGTACTTCTACGTGCGCCAGTTGCGCGACATGAAGGGCTCCATCGACGTGGAGCGCCTGTCACCCCGCGGGCTGCGTGAGTACGCGTCGCTGTGTGGTTGGGCGCTGGCGCGGGCCCATGCGCGCGGGGGAGACGCGGCCATGCTGCGGGGCTATCTCGGCCGGGGAGAGGTGTTCGATCAGGCCCTGTGCCGCTTCGCGCGGGCCTACGCCGACCAGACCGAGCGGGACTTCGCCGCCTTCCAGAAGGCGGTGCGCGGCGGCCGGTTGCAGGCCCACGAGGACGCTTGA
- a CDS encoding nucleotidyltransferase family protein, which translates to MATTGLVLLAAGGSTRLGHSKQLLRWNGRSLLRRAAETALASGCHPVVVVLGAEADAHRAELAGLSVRDVENTRWREGMGGSLRLGMEALRETPSLEAVVLMVCDQPAVTAEHLMALRRTHQERGQPIVASGYAGTVGVPALFDRSLFAELEALPASAGARPLLAKDPGRVAVVPLPGGELDVDTPEDVERLLRT; encoded by the coding sequence ATGGCCACCACGGGATTGGTGTTGCTGGCGGCTGGAGGCTCCACGCGGCTGGGGCACTCCAAGCAGTTGCTGCGCTGGAACGGCAGGAGCCTGCTGAGGCGCGCGGCCGAGACGGCACTGGCCTCGGGCTGTCACCCGGTGGTGGTGGTGCTGGGAGCCGAGGCCGACGCCCACCGCGCGGAGCTGGCGGGCCTGTCCGTGCGCGACGTGGAGAACACGCGCTGGCGGGAGGGCATGGGCGGCTCGCTGCGCCTGGGGATGGAGGCGCTGAGGGAAACACCGTCGCTGGAGGCGGTGGTGCTGATGGTGTGCGATCAGCCCGCGGTGACGGCCGAGCACCTGATGGCGCTGAGGCGGACCCACCAGGAGCGGGGCCAGCCCATCGTCGCCTCGGGGTACGCGGGGACGGTGGGAGTGCCCGCGCTCTTCGACCGGAGCCTCTTCGCCGAGCTGGAGGCGCTCCCGGCCAGCGCGGGGGCACGGCCGCTGCTCGCGAAGGATCCGGGCCGGGTGGCCGTGGTGCCGCTGCCCGGAGGCGAGCTGGACGTGGACACTCCCGAGGACGTCGAGCGCCTGCTCCGGACGTGA
- a CDS encoding XdhC family protein has product MKESRALMESWEALRTQGTPCVLATVVGVTGSAYRRPGARMLMTEEHWHAGSVSGGCLERELLRKAFWLTSEGRPARLVFDSLSEDEAVFLRTGCGGRVELLLERLRPDDALNPVEFVSGCVRRRQAGLMATVLHTEGTSPVELAARMLLDAEGQVRATPGLREVVPGLEADARAVLAEGGSRVRTYEVDGGKLEIFLEVVQPPQPLVVFGSGHDVVPLVEAARAVGWHVTVVSRRPQELSARLSGRADAVVGSPPETALSALELGPRTAAVIMSHGYETDRTLLEALLHSPVRYIGVLGPRSRTERMLGELAREGRAGTEAQRARVYGPAGLDVGAEGPEEIAVSIIAEVRAIMAGRSGGFLKDRKGPIHGGPSGS; this is encoded by the coding sequence GTGAAGGAATCGCGAGCCCTGATGGAGTCGTGGGAGGCCCTGCGCACGCAGGGCACTCCCTGTGTGCTGGCCACGGTGGTCGGAGTCACTGGCTCGGCGTACCGGCGCCCCGGGGCTCGCATGTTGATGACGGAGGAGCACTGGCACGCGGGCAGTGTCAGCGGCGGCTGCCTGGAGCGGGAGCTGCTGCGCAAGGCCTTCTGGCTCACCTCCGAGGGACGGCCGGCGCGCCTCGTCTTCGACTCGCTGTCCGAGGACGAGGCGGTGTTCCTGCGCACCGGGTGTGGAGGCCGGGTGGAGCTGCTGCTGGAGCGGCTGCGGCCGGACGACGCCCTCAACCCGGTGGAGTTCGTCTCCGGCTGCGTGCGGCGGCGCCAGGCGGGACTGATGGCCACGGTGCTGCACACCGAGGGCACCTCCCCAGTGGAGCTCGCGGCGCGGATGCTGTTGGACGCGGAGGGCCAGGTCCGGGCCACGCCGGGGCTGAGGGAGGTCGTGCCGGGACTGGAGGCGGACGCGAGGGCCGTGCTGGCCGAGGGCGGCTCGCGCGTGCGCACCTACGAAGTGGACGGAGGGAAGCTGGAGATCTTCCTCGAGGTGGTGCAGCCCCCGCAGCCGCTGGTGGTGTTCGGGAGCGGGCATGACGTGGTGCCGCTGGTGGAGGCGGCGCGAGCGGTGGGCTGGCACGTGACGGTGGTGTCGCGCCGGCCGCAGGAGCTGAGCGCGCGGCTGTCGGGCCGGGCGGACGCGGTGGTGGGCAGCCCTCCCGAGACGGCGCTCTCGGCGCTGGAGCTGGGCCCGCGCACGGCGGCCGTCATCATGAGCCACGGCTACGAGACGGATAGGACGCTGCTGGAGGCGCTGCTGCACTCGCCGGTGCGCTACATCGGCGTGCTGGGTCCGCGCAGCCGCACCGAGCGCATGCTGGGGGAACTGGCTCGCGAAGGACGGGCGGGCACCGAAGCCCAGCGAGCGCGGGTGTACGGGCCGGCCGGGCTGGACGTGGGCGCCGAGGGCCCGGAGGAGATCGCCGTCTCCATCATCGCCGAGGTGCGCGCCATCATGGCGGGACGGAGTGGCGGCTTCCTCAAGGATCGCAAGGGCCCCATCCACGGCGGGCCCTCGGGAAGCTGA